One part of the Homo sapiens chromosome 19, GRCh38.p14 Primary Assembly genome encodes these proteins:
- the EMP3 gene encoding epithelial membrane protein 3 encodes MSLLLLVVSALHILILILLFVATLDKSWWTLPGKESLNLWYDCTWNNDTKTWACSNVSENGWLKAVQVLMVLSLILCCLSFILFMFQLYTMRRGGLFYATGLCQLCTSVAVFTGALIYAIHAEEILEKHPRGGSFGYCFALAWVAFPLALVSGIIYIHLRKRE; translated from the exons ATGTCACTCCTCTTGCTGGTGGTCTCAGCCCTTCACATCCTCATTCTTATACTGCTTTTCGTGGCCACTTTGGACAAG TCCTGGTGGACTCTCCCTGGGAAAGAGTCCCTGAATCTCTGGTACGACTGCACGTGGAACAACGACACCAAAACATGGGCCTGCAGTAATGTCAGCGAGAATG GCTGGCTGAAGGCGGTGCAGGTCCTCATGGTGCTCTCCCTCATTCTCTGCTGTCTCTCCTTCATCCTGTTCATGTTCCAGCTCTACACCATGCGACGAGGAGGTCTCTTCTATGCCACCGGCCTCTGCCAGCTTTGCACCA GCGTGGCGGTGTTTACTGGCGCCTTGATCTATGCCATTCACGCCGAGGAGATCCTGGAGAAGCACCCGCGAGGGGGCAGCTTCGGATACTGCTTCGCCCTGGCCTGGGTGGCCTTCCCCCTCGCCCTGGTCAGCGGCATCATCTACATCCACCTACGGAAGCGGGAGTGA